The nucleotide window ACGTTGAAATTCTGGAGGCAAAGGATGGCGTCGAAGGGATGGAGCTAGTTCAGCAAAACCATCCAAATCTGATCTTGCTTGATTTCTTTATGCCACGGATGAAC belongs to Synechococcales cyanobacterium T60_A2020_003 and includes:
- a CDS encoding response regulator; amino-acid sequence: MANQKILIVDDSKVIRMQVQEMLPKSNVEILEAKDGVEGMELVQQNHPNLILLDFFMPRMN